One genomic segment of Pseudomonas sp. p1(2021b) includes these proteins:
- a CDS encoding NAD(P)H-quinone oxidoreductase: protein MKALQGVDGHVAWVEAERPTCDAGQVRIRVAAAGLNRADLLQMKGLYPPPPGASPYMGLECAGVVEEVGAGADWRVGDRVCALLASGAMAEEVVVDARHVLPVPEGLSLHEAAALPEVYATAWLNIFQLGAVKAGEKVLVHAGASGVGSAAIQLCKAFGNPVWVSVGSQDRLAYCQALGAAGGVVRNENLDELKAFGPFDVILDPVGASYGQMNLELLARDGRWVIIGLMGGRKVELDLAQVLAKRAQVTGSTLRNRSDEFKGELLRELVQQVWPLFGEGRLSPQLVDTYPVAFAEAAYAELASNQVSGKLVLVIDPGLA from the coding sequence GTGAAGGCATTGCAAGGCGTTGACGGACATGTGGCCTGGGTCGAAGCCGAGCGCCCGACCTGTGACGCAGGCCAGGTGCGTATTCGTGTGGCCGCAGCGGGACTCAACCGCGCCGACCTGCTGCAGATGAAAGGCCTGTACCCGCCGCCGCCAGGCGCGAGCCCCTACATGGGCCTGGAGTGCGCCGGGGTGGTCGAGGAAGTGGGTGCAGGCGCCGACTGGCGGGTGGGCGACCGGGTCTGCGCGCTGTTGGCCAGCGGCGCCATGGCCGAGGAAGTGGTGGTCGATGCGCGCCATGTGCTGCCGGTGCCCGAAGGCCTGAGCCTGCACGAGGCGGCGGCGCTGCCCGAGGTGTATGCCACGGCCTGGCTGAACATCTTCCAGCTGGGCGCGGTGAAGGCCGGCGAGAAGGTGCTGGTGCACGCAGGCGCCAGTGGCGTCGGCTCGGCGGCGATCCAGCTGTGCAAGGCATTCGGCAACCCGGTGTGGGTCAGTGTCGGCTCGCAGGATCGCCTGGCCTACTGCCAGGCGCTGGGGGCTGCCGGTGGCGTGGTGCGCAACGAGAACCTGGACGAGCTGAAGGCGTTCGGGCCGTTCGATGTGATCCTCGACCCGGTGGGCGCCAGCTATGGGCAAATGAACCTCGAATTGCTGGCCCGCGATGGGCGCTGGGTGATCATCGGCCTGATGGGCGGGCGCAAGGTCGAGCTGGACTTGGCGCAGGTGCTGGCCAAGCGGGCGCAGGTCACCGGCTCGACCTTGCGTAATCGCAGCGATGAATTCAAGGGCGAGCTGCTGCGCGAGCTGGTGCAGCAGGTGTGGCCGTTGTTCGGCGAAGGGCGGCTGTCGCCGCAGTTGGTGGACACCTACCCGGTGGCGTTCGCCGAGGCGGCGTATGCGGAGCTGGCGAGCAACCAGGTGTCGGGCAAGCTGGTGCTGGTGATCGATCCTGGTTTGGCTTGA
- a CDS encoding HAD family hydrolase yields the protein MALAIFDLDETLIHGDCASLWSKQMAQLGWVDGKAFLRRDQELMEAYGKGHLKMEEYMAFSLEPIAGRTLEEVEHLVEPWVEDVIEPIIYGDACRCIAEHRKRGDRILIISASGTHLVGPIAARLGVDEYLAIELEAVNGVYTGKTHGVLTYREGKITRLLEWLDQEQENLEGASFYSDSRNDLPLLLKVDYPHVVNPDPVLREHAEVNGWPILSWS from the coding sequence ATGGCATTGGCAATATTCGATCTTGACGAAACCCTCATCCACGGCGACTGCGCCTCGTTGTGGAGCAAACAGATGGCCCAGCTGGGCTGGGTGGACGGCAAGGCATTCCTGCGCCGCGACCAGGAGCTGATGGAGGCCTACGGCAAGGGCCACCTGAAGATGGAAGAGTACATGGCCTTCAGCCTGGAGCCGATTGCCGGGCGCACCCTCGAGGAGGTGGAGCACCTGGTCGAGCCCTGGGTCGAGGATGTGATCGAGCCGATCATCTATGGCGACGCCTGCCGCTGTATCGCCGAGCACCGCAAGCGCGGTGACCGGATCCTGATCATCTCCGCCTCGGGCACCCACCTGGTCGGGCCGATCGCAGCGCGCCTGGGGGTGGACGAATACCTGGCGATCGAGCTGGAGGCGGTGAACGGGGTGTATACCGGCAAGACCCATGGGGTGCTGACCTACCGCGAGGGCAAGATCACTCGCCTGCTGGAGTGGCTGGACCAGGAGCAGGAAAACCTGGAAGGGGCGAGTTTCTATTCCGACTCGCGCAACGACCTGCCGTTGTTGCTGAAGGTGGACTACCCCCATGTGGTCAACCCGGACCCGGTGCTGCGCGAGCATGCCGAAGTCAATGGCTGGCCGATTCTGAGCTGGAGCTGA
- a CDS encoding ABC transporter ATP-binding protein: MSFVSVQKLHKSYAGNPVFHDIDCQIERGEFVTLLGPSGCGKSTLLRCIAGLTPVDSGRILLDGHDLVPLSPQKRGIGMVFQSYALFPNMTVEQNVAFGLRMQKIQADESLARVREALALVELSSFAGRYPHQLSGGQCQRVALARSLVTRPRLLLLDEPLSALDARIRKHLREQIRAIQRELGLTTIFVTHDQEEALTMSDRIFLMNQGRIVQSGDAETLYTAPVDLFAAGFIGNYNLLEPDTASRLLQRPVTSRLAIRPEAISLRLEGELDAQVRSHSLLGNVIRYRVEVRGVELVVDVLNRSSADLHADGQRVSLSIDPTALREVA; the protein is encoded by the coding sequence ATGAGCTTCGTCAGCGTACAGAAACTGCACAAAAGCTACGCCGGCAACCCGGTGTTCCATGACATCGACTGCCAGATCGAACGCGGCGAGTTCGTCACCCTGCTCGGCCCTTCCGGTTGCGGCAAGTCGACCCTGCTGCGCTGCATCGCCGGGCTGACCCCGGTGGACAGCGGCCGCATCCTGCTCGACGGCCATGACCTGGTGCCGCTCAGCCCGCAGAAACGCGGCATCGGCATGGTGTTCCAGAGCTATGCGCTGTTCCCCAACATGACCGTGGAGCAGAATGTCGCCTTCGGTCTGCGCATGCAGAAGATCCAGGCCGACGAAAGCCTGGCGCGGGTGCGCGAGGCCCTGGCGCTGGTGGAGCTTTCCAGCTTCGCCGGGCGCTACCCGCATCAACTGTCGGGCGGGCAGTGCCAGCGCGTGGCCCTGGCCCGCTCGCTGGTGACCCGCCCGCGCCTGCTGCTGCTCGACGAACCGCTGTCGGCCCTGGATGCACGCATCCGTAAGCACCTGCGCGAGCAGATCCGCGCCATCCAGCGCGAGCTGGGCCTGACCACCATCTTCGTCACCCATGACCAGGAAGAGGCGCTGACGATGTCCGACCGCATCTTCCTGATGAACCAGGGGCGCATCGTCCAGAGCGGCGATGCCGAAACCCTCTATACCGCGCCCGTGGACCTGTTCGCCGCAGGCTTCATCGGCAACTACAACCTGCTCGAGCCCGATACCGCCAGCCGCCTGCTGCAGCGCCCGGTGACCAGCCGCCTGGCGATCCGCCCGGAAGCCATCAGCCTGCGCCTGGAAGGTGAGCTGGATGCCCAGGTACGCAGCCACAGCCTGCTGGGCAACGTCATTCGCTATCGGGTAGAAGTGCGTGGCGTGGAACTGGTGGTGGACGTGCTCAATCGCTCGTCGGCCGACCTGCACGCCGACGGGCAGCGGGTATCCTTGTCGATCGACCCCACGGCGCTACGAGAAGTGGCCTAG
- a CDS encoding ABC transporter permease, with protein MRAEPRGNLYHRVVVHLLFLILLLPLAGTLLYSLATSWSASLLPSGLTFKWYLALWSEPRFLAAFGQSLLVCVGALVLSVVLILPLLFVVHYHFPRLDALMNILILLPFAVPPVVSSVGLLQLYGSGPMAMVGTPWILIGCYFTIALPFMYRAITNNLQAINLRDLMDAAQLLGASTWQAALLVVLPNLRKGLMVALLLSFSFLFGEFVFANLLVGTRYETLQVYLNNMRNSSGHFNSALVISYFAFVLVLTWVANRLNKDKS; from the coding sequence ATGCGCGCTGAACCTCGCGGCAACCTCTACCACCGGGTGGTGGTGCACCTGCTGTTCCTCATCCTGCTGCTGCCGTTAGCCGGCACCCTGCTCTATTCCCTGGCCACCAGCTGGTCGGCGAGCCTGCTGCCCAGCGGCCTGACCTTCAAGTGGTACCTGGCGCTGTGGAGCGAACCGCGCTTCCTGGCGGCCTTCGGCCAGTCACTGCTGGTATGCGTCGGCGCGCTGGTGCTGTCGGTGGTGCTGATCCTGCCGCTGTTGTTCGTGGTGCACTACCACTTCCCGCGCCTGGACGCGCTGATGAACATCCTCATCCTGCTGCCCTTCGCCGTGCCGCCGGTGGTGTCTTCGGTGGGCCTGCTGCAGCTGTACGGCAGCGGGCCGATGGCCATGGTCGGCACACCGTGGATCCTCATCGGCTGCTACTTCACCATCGCCTTGCCGTTCATGTACCGGGCCATCACCAACAACCTGCAGGCGATCAACCTGCGCGACCTGATGGACGCCGCCCAGCTGCTGGGGGCCAGCACCTGGCAGGCAGCCTTGCTGGTGGTGCTGCCGAACTTGCGCAAGGGCCTGATGGTGGCGCTGCTGCTGTCGTTCTCGTTCCTGTTCGGCGAGTTCGTGTTCGCCAACCTGCTGGTGGGGACCCGCTACGAGACCTTGCAGGTCTATCTGAACAACATGCGCAACAGCAGCGGCCATTTCAACAGCGCACTGGTAATCTCCTACTTCGCCTTCGTGCTGGTGCTGACCTGGGTCGCCAATCGCCTGAACAAGGACAAATCCTGA
- a CDS encoding ABC transporter permease — translation MNTRPRGRYLALLCLLPFALFFIVFQIAPLAWVAINSLQSESGWGLANFNKVFASKFYLQALQRSLEISFWSSLFGIVIATLGAYSLRQVDSRLRDFVSAFANMTSNFAGVPLAFAFIILLGFNGALTLLLKQAGLLEDFSIYSKSGLILVYTYFQIPLGVLLLYPAFDALREDWRESAALLGASHWQYWRHIGLPVLAPALLGTFVILLANALGAYATVYALTTGNFNVLPIRIAALVAGDITLDPNLASALAMVLVGLMTLVTVVHQWLLKRSYHAR, via the coding sequence GTGAATACCCGCCCTCGCGGCCGCTACCTGGCCCTGCTCTGCCTGCTGCCGTTCGCCCTGTTCTTCATCGTGTTCCAGATCGCCCCGCTGGCCTGGGTGGCCATCAACAGCCTGCAGAGCGAAAGCGGCTGGGGGCTGGCCAACTTCAACAAGGTGTTCGCCTCCAAGTTCTACCTGCAGGCGCTGCAGCGCAGCCTGGAGATCAGCTTCTGGTCGAGCCTGTTCGGCATCGTCATCGCCACCCTCGGCGCTTACTCCCTGCGCCAGGTGGACTCGCGCCTGCGCGACTTCGTCAGCGCCTTCGCCAACATGACCAGCAACTTCGCCGGGGTGCCGCTGGCATTCGCCTTCATCATCCTGCTGGGCTTCAACGGTGCGCTGACCTTGCTGCTCAAGCAGGCCGGCCTGTTGGAAGACTTCAGCATCTATTCCAAGAGCGGCCTGATCCTGGTGTACACCTATTTCCAGATCCCCCTGGGGGTGCTGCTGCTCTACCCAGCCTTCGACGCCCTGCGTGAAGATTGGCGCGAGTCCGCGGCACTGCTGGGCGCCAGCCACTGGCAGTACTGGCGGCACATCGGCTTGCCAGTGCTGGCCCCTGCCCTGCTGGGCACCTTCGTCATCCTGCTGGCCAACGCTCTGGGCGCCTATGCCACGGTCTATGCCCTGACCACCGGCAACTTCAACGTGCTGCCGATCCGCATCGCCGCCCTGGTGGCCGGCGACATCACCCTCGACCCGAACCTGGCCAGCGCCCTGGCGATGGTGCTGGTGGGGTTGATGACGCTGGTCACGGTGGTCCATCAATGGCTGCTCAAGAGGAGCTACCATGCGCGCTGA
- a CDS encoding alkaline phosphatase family protein: MNHNVILVLLDGLNHQVAHHAMGHLHAYVEADRAALYRIECELPSLSRPLYECILTGVAPIDSGIVHNNVNRLSNQRSVFHYAREAGLGTAAAAYHWISELYNRSPFDPLRDRHTHAPKLPIQHGLFYYADHYPDSHLLADAEYLRRRHAPNFLLVHPMNIDDAGHRHGLDSSQYRNAARCVDILLADYLPRWLEEGYQVLVTADHGMNNDRSHNGLLAEEREVPLFVFGEAFSLDPAAKPLQTELCGTICELLGAAHDKPVCRELLK; this comes from the coding sequence ATGAACCACAACGTCATCCTGGTCCTGCTCGACGGTCTCAACCACCAGGTCGCCCACCATGCCATGGGCCACCTGCACGCCTATGTCGAAGCTGACCGCGCCGCGCTGTACCGCATCGAATGCGAGCTGCCGTCGCTGTCACGGCCCCTGTACGAATGCATCCTCACCGGCGTGGCCCCCATCGACAGCGGCATCGTGCACAACAACGTCAACCGCCTGTCGAACCAACGCAGCGTCTTCCACTACGCCCGCGAAGCGGGCTTGGGCACCGCGGCGGCGGCCTACCACTGGATCAGCGAGCTGTACAACCGCTCGCCCTTCGACCCGCTGCGCGACCGTCACACCCATGCACCTAAGCTGCCCATCCAGCACGGGCTGTTCTACTACGCCGACCATTACCCCGACTCGCACCTGCTGGCCGACGCCGAGTACCTGCGCCGTCGCCATGCCCCGAACTTCCTGCTCGTACACCCGATGAACATCGATGACGCCGGCCATCGTCATGGCCTGGACAGCAGTCAGTACCGCAACGCCGCACGCTGCGTCGACATCCTCCTGGCCGACTACTTGCCACGCTGGCTCGAAGAGGGCTACCAGGTGCTGGTGACCGCTGATCACGGCATGAACAACGACCGCTCGCACAACGGCCTGCTGGCCGAGGAGCGTGAAGTGCCGTTGTTCGTGTTCGGCGAGGCGTTCAGCCTCGACCCCGCAGCCAAGCCCTTGCAGACCGAGCTGTGCGGCACGATCTGCGAGCTGCTGGGCGCAGCCCACGACAAGCCGGTCTGCCGGGAGCTGCTCAAGTGA
- a CDS encoding ABC transporter substrate-binding protein, translated as MKTFFMASLLGSTIALCTSAMAAGTDLKALEEAARKEGVINSVGMPDAWANWKGTWADLASKYGLKHSDTDMSSAQEIAKFDAEKSNASADIGDVGAAFGPIAVTKGVTQPYKPSTWDQVPAWAKDQDGHWALAYTGTIAFIINKDLVKEGERPKTWHDLEKGTYKVAIGDVGTAAQAANGVLAAAIAYKGDESNIEPGLQLFTKLAQDKRLSLANPTIQTLEKGEVEVGVVWDFNGLSYREQIDPKRFEVLIPSDGSVISGYTTIINKYAKHPNAAKLTREYIFSDAGQTNLAIGHARPIRAEHLKLPAEVQAKLLPNEQYRAAQPIKNAEAWEATSKKLPQMWQEQVIIEME; from the coding sequence ATGAAAACGTTCTTCATGGCGTCACTGCTCGGCTCGACCATCGCCCTGTGCACTTCGGCCATGGCCGCCGGTACCGACCTCAAGGCCCTGGAAGAGGCCGCTCGCAAGGAAGGTGTGATCAACAGCGTGGGCATGCCCGATGCCTGGGCCAACTGGAAAGGTACCTGGGCGGACCTGGCCAGCAAGTACGGCCTCAAGCACAGCGACACCGACATGAGCTCTGCCCAGGAAATCGCCAAGTTCGACGCCGAGAAGAGCAACGCCAGCGCCGATATCGGCGATGTGGGCGCCGCCTTCGGCCCCATCGCCGTGACCAAGGGCGTGACCCAGCCCTACAAGCCAAGCACCTGGGACCAGGTACCCGCCTGGGCCAAGGATCAGGACGGCCACTGGGCCCTGGCCTATACCGGCACCATCGCCTTCATCATCAACAAGGACCTGGTCAAGGAAGGCGAGCGCCCGAAAACCTGGCACGACCTGGAAAAAGGCACGTACAAGGTCGCCATCGGTGACGTCGGTACCGCCGCCCAGGCTGCCAACGGCGTGCTGGCCGCTGCCATCGCCTATAAAGGCGACGAAAGCAACATCGAGCCGGGCCTGCAACTGTTCACCAAGCTGGCCCAGGACAAGCGCCTGTCGCTGGCCAACCCGACCATCCAGACCCTCGAGAAGGGCGAAGTGGAGGTCGGCGTGGTGTGGGACTTCAATGGCCTGAGCTACCGCGAGCAGATCGATCCCAAGCGCTTCGAGGTGCTGATCCCCTCCGACGGTTCGGTGATCTCCGGCTACACCACCATCATCAACAAGTACGCCAAACACCCCAACGCCGCCAAGCTCACCCGTGAGTACATCTTCAGCGATGCCGGCCAGACCAACCTGGCCATCGGCCATGCCCGACCGATTCGCGCCGAGCACCTGAAGCTGCCGGCCGAGGTGCAGGCCAAGCTGCTGCCCAACGAGCAATACCGTGCGGCGCAGCCGATCAAGAATGCCGAGGCCTGGGAAGCGACCTCCAAGAAACTGCCGCAGATGTGGCAGGAGCAAGTGATCATCGAGATGGAATGA
- a CDS encoding UTRA domain-containing protein: protein MQSTPPRAVTAICHALQEQIEHGLLAPGGKLPAERKLSEVFDTTRITLREALVQLEAQGLIYREERRGWFVAPERLTYDLVERSHFHAMVRAQGREPGTELLSARLQPAPAAICARLGLPALSSVVRICRLRRIDGRAVLYAEHYLNPQYFPGILGQDLGQSLTEIYAREFGIRYGRVCFEILPTALPGAAAAALKVSAGSAGLHVTRVNSDQHGHVIDCDLEYWRHDAIRIRAEVG from the coding sequence ATGCAATCGACGCCACCGCGCGCGGTAACAGCCATCTGCCATGCGTTGCAGGAGCAGATCGAACACGGCCTGCTGGCGCCGGGGGGCAAGCTGCCGGCCGAGCGCAAGTTGAGCGAGGTGTTCGATACCACGCGTATCACCTTGCGCGAGGCGCTGGTACAGCTGGAGGCGCAGGGGTTGATCTACCGGGAGGAGCGCCGGGGCTGGTTCGTGGCACCCGAGCGGCTGACCTACGACCTGGTCGAGCGCAGCCATTTCCATGCCATGGTGCGTGCCCAGGGGCGGGAGCCGGGCACCGAGCTGTTGTCGGCGCGGTTGCAGCCGGCGCCGGCGGCGATCTGTGCACGGCTGGGGTTGCCAGCGCTGTCGAGCGTGGTGCGTATCTGCCGCTTGCGGCGCATCGATGGGCGGGCGGTGCTGTATGCCGAGCACTACCTCAACCCACAGTATTTCCCCGGCATCCTGGGCCAGGACCTGGGGCAGTCGCTGACCGAGATCTATGCCCGTGAGTTCGGCATCCGCTACGGGCGGGTGTGCTTCGAGATCCTGCCCACGGCCTTGCCGGGGGCGGCCGCGGCGGCGCTGAAGGTTTCAGCGGGCAGTGCGGGGTTGCACGTCACGCGGGTCAACAGCGACCAGCATGGGCATGTGATCGATTGCGACCTGGAGTATTGGCGGCATGATGCCATTCGCATCCGGGCAGAGGTGGGGTAG
- a CDS encoding mechanosensitive ion channel family protein: MPALLRCLALLLFLFIAPVQAAGLPGLLGAGKPAQPEATQPLGQSLDEVIKNLENDQQRTQLLNDLKKLRDATKQSQPSAEQGVLGLIGGALHDLEKQFSGEASPFRRWSMEIDQAQDELAALVVPVHQWPAILFGFAAIIAVWSLLAYAFNWIGHRVRLRFVLSEELPQHPRTWDLVRFALRKLGPWLVALVFTVYLSFALPSSLGKSLAMVLAYALVVGTLFSAICVIAFSLLDGPHRHQALHILRRQAFRPLWLIGSFAAFGEAMSDPRMTTALGSHLAHTLATLANVVAAICTGLFILRFRRPIAHLIRNQPLSRRLTRRTLSDTIEILGSFWFVPALILVAISLFATFVSAGDTSTALRQSLMCTVLVVVCMVLNGLVRRHAANPKRANRRQEVYAERLRNFAYALVHLFIWLVFIELGLRVWGLSMINFAEGSGHEVSVRVLGLAGTLIAAWLVWILADTAVHHALVRSRRGLANARAQTMMPLIRNVMFVAIFIIAVIVALANMGMNVTPLLAGAGVIGLAIGFGAQSLVADLITGLFIIIEDSLAIDDYVDVGGHLGTVEGLTIRTVRLRDIDGIVHTIPFSEIKSIKNYSREFGYAIFRVAIPHSMNIDQAITLIREVGQKLRNDPLMRRNIWSPLELQGVESFESGSAILRARFKTAPIKQWEVSRAFNLALKRQLDEAGLDLATPRLSVQVVTAGGGGMSEAGGAGN; this comes from the coding sequence GTGCCTGCCCTCCTGCGTTGCCTTGCCCTGTTGCTGTTTCTCTTCATCGCTCCCGTCCAGGCCGCCGGCCTGCCCGGCCTGCTAGGTGCGGGCAAGCCTGCGCAACCGGAAGCGACGCAACCCTTGGGCCAGTCGCTGGACGAGGTGATCAAGAACCTGGAGAACGACCAGCAGCGCACCCAGTTGCTCAACGACCTGAAGAAACTGCGCGATGCCACCAAACAGTCGCAGCCCAGCGCCGAACAAGGCGTACTGGGCCTGATCGGCGGTGCCTTGCATGACCTGGAGAAGCAGTTCAGCGGTGAGGCCAGCCCGTTCCGGCGTTGGTCGATGGAGATCGACCAGGCCCAGGACGAACTGGCGGCCTTGGTGGTGCCGGTGCACCAATGGCCGGCGATCCTGTTCGGCTTTGCCGCGATCATCGCGGTCTGGAGCCTGCTGGCCTACGCCTTCAACTGGATCGGCCACCGCGTGCGCCTGCGCTTCGTCCTGAGCGAAGAGCTGCCGCAGCACCCGCGGACCTGGGACCTGGTGCGCTTCGCCTTGCGCAAGTTGGGGCCATGGCTGGTCGCCTTGGTGTTCACCGTTTACCTGAGCTTCGCCCTGCCCTCCTCGCTGGGCAAGTCGCTGGCCATGGTGCTGGCCTATGCGCTGGTGGTGGGCACGCTGTTCTCGGCGATCTGCGTGATCGCCTTCTCCCTGCTCGACGGCCCCCATCGCCACCAGGCCTTGCACATCCTGCGGCGCCAGGCGTTCCGCCCGCTGTGGTTGATCGGCAGCTTCGCCGCGTTCGGCGAGGCGATGAGCGACCCGCGCATGACCACCGCCCTGGGCAGCCACCTGGCCCACACCCTGGCGACCCTGGCCAATGTGGTGGCGGCAATATGCACGGGCCTGTTCATCCTGCGCTTCCGCCGCCCCATCGCCCACCTGATCCGCAACCAGCCCCTGTCGCGCCGCCTGACCCGCCGCACCCTGAGCGACACCATCGAGATCCTCGGCAGCTTCTGGTTCGTGCCAGCGTTGATCCTGGTGGCGATCTCGTTGTTCGCCACCTTCGTGTCCGCCGGCGATACCAGCACGGCGCTGCGCCAATCGCTGATGTGCACGGTGCTGGTGGTGGTGTGCATGGTGCTCAACGGCCTGGTGCGCCGCCACGCCGCCAACCCCAAGCGGGCCAATCGGCGCCAGGAGGTCTATGCCGAGCGCCTGCGCAACTTTGCCTATGCGCTGGTGCACCTGTTCATCTGGCTGGTCTTCATCGAACTGGGCCTGCGGGTCTGGGGGCTGTCGATGATCAATTTCGCCGAGGGCAGCGGGCACGAAGTCAGCGTGCGCGTGCTGGGCCTGGCCGGAACCTTGATCGCTGCCTGGCTGGTCTGGATCCTGGCCGACACCGCCGTGCACCATGCCCTGGTGCGCTCGCGCCGAGGCCTGGCCAATGCCCGCGCGCAGACGATGATGCCGTTGATCCGCAACGTGATGTTCGTGGCGATCTTCATCATCGCGGTGATCGTCGCCCTGGCCAACATGGGCATGAACGTCACGCCGTTGCTGGCCGGTGCCGGTGTCATCGGCCTTGCCATCGGCTTCGGTGCCCAGTCACTGGTGGCGGACCTGATCACGGGGCTGTTCATCATCATCGAGGACTCCCTGGCCATCGACGACTATGTGGATGTCGGTGGCCACCTGGGCACGGTGGAGGGCCTGACCATCCGTACCGTGCGCCTGCGGGATATCGACGGGATCGTGCATACCATTCCGTTCAGCGAGATCAAGAGCATCAAGAACTACTCGCGCGAGTTCGGCTACGCGATCTTCCGCGTGGCGATCCCGCACAGCATGAACATCGACCAGGCCATCACGTTGATCCGCGAGGTGGGGCAGAAGCTGCGCAACGACCCGCTGATGCGGCGCAATATCTGGTCGCCGCTGGAGCTGCAAGGGGTGGAGAGTTTCGAGTCGGGGTCGGCGATCCTGCGGGCGCGGTTCAAGACGGCGCCGATCAAGCAATGGGAAGTGTCGCGGGCGTTCAACCTGGCGTTGAAGCGGCAGCTGGATGAGGCGGGGCTGGACCTGGCGACGCCGCGGCTGTCGGTGCAGGTGGTGACAGCCGGCGGGGGTGGCATGAGCGAGGCCGGCGGGGCTGGCAACTAG
- a CDS encoding M18 family aminopeptidase, which produces MRDSLNAGLIDFLKASPTPFHATASLAQRLEAAGYQRLDERDSWATVPGGRYYVTRNDSSIIAIKLGRQSPLIGGIRMVGAHTDSPCLRVKPQPELQRHGFLQLGVEVYGGALLAPWFDRDLSLAGRVTFRRDGKVESQLVDFKLPIAVIPNLAIHLNRTANEGWAINPQTELPPILAQVAGDERVDFRALLTEQLAREHELNADVVLDYELSFYDTQDAALVGLNGDFIAGARLDNLLSCYAGLQALLAADSDETCVLVCNDHEEVGSCSACGADGPMLEQTLQRLLPDGDDYVRTLQRSLLVSADNAHGVHPNYADKHDGNHGPKLNAGPVIKVNNNQRYATNSETAGFFRHLCMAEEVPVQSFVVRSDMGCGSTIGPITASHLGVRTVDIGLPTFAMHSIRELCGSHDLAHLVKVLTAFYRSRELP; this is translated from the coding sequence ATGCGCGATTCCCTGAATGCTGGCCTGATCGATTTCCTCAAGGCTTCCCCGACGCCCTTCCATGCCACCGCGAGCCTCGCCCAGCGCCTGGAGGCCGCCGGCTACCAGCGTCTGGACGAACGCGACAGCTGGGCCACGGTGCCCGGTGGCCGCTACTACGTCACCCGCAACGACTCCTCGATCATCGCCATCAAGCTGGGCAGGCAATCGCCCCTGATCGGCGGCATCCGCATGGTCGGCGCCCATACCGACAGCCCTTGCCTGCGGGTCAAGCCACAGCCAGAACTGCAGCGCCATGGTTTCCTGCAGTTGGGCGTCGAAGTCTATGGCGGCGCCCTGCTCGCGCCCTGGTTCGACCGCGACCTGTCCCTGGCCGGCCGAGTCACCTTCCGCCGCGACGGCAAGGTCGAGAGCCAGCTGGTGGACTTCAAGCTGCCGATCGCGGTTATCCCCAACCTGGCCATCCACCTCAACCGCACCGCCAACGAAGGCTGGGCAATCAACCCGCAGACCGAGCTGCCGCCGATCCTGGCCCAGGTTGCCGGTGACGAGCGGGTCGACTTCCGCGCCCTGCTCACCGAGCAGCTGGCGCGCGAGCACGAGCTCAACGCCGACGTGGTGCTGGACTATGAGCTGAGCTTCTATGACACCCAGGACGCCGCACTGGTCGGCCTGAACGGCGACTTCATCGCCGGTGCCCGCCTGGACAACCTGCTGTCGTGCTACGCCGGCCTGCAGGCGCTGCTGGCCGCCGACAGCGACGAGACCTGCGTGCTGGTGTGCAACGACCACGAGGAAGTCGGTTCCTGCTCAGCGTGCGGCGCCGATGGCCCGATGCTCGAACAGACCCTGCAACGCCTGCTGCCCGACGGCGACGACTACGTGCGCACCCTCCAGCGCTCGCTGCTGGTGTCGGCCGACAACGCCCACGGCGTGCACCCCAACTACGCCGACAAGCACGACGGCAACCACGGGCCCAAGCTCAACGCCGGGCCCGTGATCAAGGTCAACAACAACCAGCGCTACGCCACCAACAGCGAGACCGCCGGGTTCTTCCGCCACCTGTGCATGGCCGAGGAAGTGCCGGTGCAAAGCTTCGTGGTACGCAGCGACATGGGCTGCGGCTCGACCATCGGCCCGATCACCGCCAGCCACCTGGGCGTGCGCACCGTCGACATCGGCCTGCCGACCTTCGCCATGCACTCGATTCGCGAACTGTGCGGCAGCCACGACCTGGCGCACCTGGTGAAGGTATTGACCGCGTTCTATCGCAGTCGCGAGTTGCCCTGA